One window of Thalassovita mediterranea genomic DNA carries:
- a CDS encoding MarC family protein, with protein MTGDLVSVFTASFVTFFVLIDALGVAPVFASLTAKGDARYRRNMAWRSILVATLIIFGFAFFGTWLLRQLHITIDAFRAAGGALLFLIALDMVFEKRTERRESRADEYLEEHEEPDDVSVFPIGIPMLAGPGSIATAMLFMSEAANWMTQAAVLAAIGLNMLLCLIVFLIAGPLVKAMGDSVAGAITRIFGVILAALSVQLLIDGLQGAFASV; from the coding sequence ATGACCGGCGATCTTGTCTCTGTATTCACAGCGTCCTTTGTGACGTTCTTTGTTCTCATCGATGCGCTTGGCGTCGCGCCCGTATTTGCGTCGCTGACGGCGAAGGGCGATGCCCGCTATCGGCGAAACATGGCATGGCGCTCCATTCTGGTGGCAACGCTTATCATTTTTGGCTTTGCCTTCTTTGGTACGTGGCTGCTGCGTCAGCTTCACATCACGATCGACGCCTTTCGGGCCGCAGGCGGTGCGCTGCTCTTCCTCATCGCACTCGATATGGTTTTCGAGAAGCGCACAGAACGGCGCGAGTCCCGCGCCGACGAATATCTCGAAGAGCATGAAGAGCCGGACGATGTATCGGTCTTTCCGATCGGTATTCCGATGCTGGCAGGTCCAGGCTCCATCGCAACCGCGATGCTGTTCATGTCCGAGGCGGCCAACTGGATGACGCAAGCCGCGGTTCTGGCGGCGATTGGCCTTAACATGCTGCTCTGCCTGATCGTCTTCCTGATTGCCGGGCCGCTAGTGAAGGCAATGGGCGACAGCGTCGCTGGGGCGATCACACGCATTTTCGGGGTGATCCTGGCCGCTCTGTCGGTTCAGCTGCTCATCGATGGGCTACAGGGCGCATTCGCTTCGGTCTGA